The Sorangiineae bacterium MSr11367 genome window below encodes:
- a CDS encoding AraC family transcriptional regulator, with translation MPNAESLSRWATLLADPALLQHLFDKLPDAVFFVKDQTERYVMVNETLLARCGIAHKSDLIGRTAEEVFPEPLGTGYTAQDRQVLNTGREIEDRLELHMYPNGRQGWCLTFKTPLRDRAGAVVGLVGISRDLHRPNEQHPEYGHLAEALAFLQTRFDEPVRLEELARKVGLSMDRFERLVSQVFHLTPRQLLTKIRIEAASRLLREGDEGIAAIAHACGYSDHSAFTRQFRSTVGVTPLAFRRSQP, from the coding sequence ATGCCGAATGCCGAGAGCCTATCGCGCTGGGCCACCCTCTTGGCCGACCCTGCCCTTCTACAACACTTGTTCGACAAGCTTCCCGACGCTGTCTTCTTCGTGAAGGACCAAACGGAACGCTATGTCATGGTCAACGAGACGCTGCTTGCGCGATGCGGAATTGCGCACAAGTCGGACCTGATTGGCCGGACCGCCGAAGAGGTCTTCCCCGAGCCACTGGGCACCGGCTACACGGCGCAAGATCGACAGGTGCTGAACACCGGACGCGAGATCGAAGACCGCCTCGAACTCCATATGTACCCCAATGGCCGGCAGGGCTGGTGCCTCACCTTCAAAACGCCGCTGCGCGATCGCGCGGGCGCCGTGGTAGGCCTCGTGGGCATCTCACGCGATTTGCATCGGCCCAACGAGCAGCACCCGGAGTATGGGCACTTGGCCGAGGCGCTCGCCTTTCTGCAAACGCGGTTCGACGAGCCGGTGCGGCTCGAAGAGCTCGCGCGCAAGGTGGGGCTCTCGATGGATCGCTTCGAGCGCCTCGTCTCGCAAGTGTTCCATCTCACACCGCGCCAGCTGCTGACGAAGATCCGCATCGAGGCCGCCTCACGCCTTTTGCGCGAAGGCGACGAAGGCATCGCCGCCATCGCCCACGCGTGTGGGTACAGCGATCATAGCGCCTTCACGCGTCAATTCCGCAGCACGGTGGGCGTCACCCCGCTGGCGTTTCGGCGTTCCCAGCCGTGA
- a CDS encoding arylamine N-acetyltransferase, giving the protein MATNSIDLDAYFQRIGYTGPRTPTLETLRALHLAHPQAIAFENIDPFLRRPVRLDAESLQQKLVVERRGGYCFEQNTLFRHVLDTLGFHVTSYAARVLWQREEGAITARSHMLLCVALKEGEYLADVGFGGVTLTGPLLFRPNVEHPTPHERFRLLPVDDVMGVGFIVEVFTGDVWRRLYRFDRTPQFVQDYEISSWYLCTNPASHFLNTLMVACPRPGKRYALRNNELAMHPLSGPSERRTLTSVAELRATLEATFGIRLPDSPDLEPALERLVTAGNAETPAG; this is encoded by the coding sequence ATGGCGACGAATTCCATCGATCTGGATGCATATTTCCAACGAATTGGTTACACGGGGCCCCGTACGCCAACGTTGGAGACGCTCCGCGCGTTGCATCTGGCGCACCCGCAGGCGATTGCCTTCGAGAACATCGATCCGTTTTTGCGTCGTCCGGTGCGACTCGATGCGGAGTCGCTCCAGCAAAAGCTCGTGGTGGAGCGGCGCGGTGGGTATTGTTTCGAACAGAATACGTTGTTCCGTCACGTGCTCGACACCCTGGGTTTTCACGTCACGAGTTACGCCGCGCGGGTCTTGTGGCAGCGCGAGGAAGGCGCGATCACCGCGCGTTCGCACATGCTTCTTTGCGTCGCGTTGAAGGAAGGTGAATACCTCGCCGATGTGGGGTTCGGCGGCGTCACCCTCACGGGGCCGCTGCTATTTCGGCCGAACGTCGAGCACCCCACGCCGCACGAGCGCTTTCGCCTGCTGCCCGTCGACGACGTGATGGGGGTCGGCTTCATCGTGGAGGTGTTCACCGGCGATGTCTGGCGGCGCCTCTATCGGTTCGATCGGACGCCGCAGTTCGTGCAGGACTACGAAATATCGAGTTGGTACCTCTGCACCAACCCCGCGTCGCATTTTTTGAACACGCTCATGGTGGCGTGCCCTCGACCGGGAAAACGCTACGCACTGCGCAACAACGAGCTCGCGATGCATCCTCTAAGTGGTCCCTCCGAGCGTCGAACGCTCACCAGCGTGGCCGAGTTGCGCGCCACGCTGGAAGCGACCTTCGGCATTCGGCTTCCCGATTCTCCGGATCTGGAGCCCGCGTTGGAGCGATTGGTCACGGCTGGGAACGCCGAAACGCCAGCGGGGTGA
- a CDS encoding CehA/McbA family metallohydrolase has protein sequence MDRANLRHLGVVASLGMAFAVLPAESASASPSGTAPQAGPGANEEVRVITGRFEPGAPDWGYVPVDIPAGVREIAVRYSYDRPATPPGVPGNALDIGMFDNDGDELGNAAGFRGWSGGARDNFTISRSAATPGYIPGPITPGRWNVILGPYTVAPQGLEWRVEVTLRYGEPGPAFVPHYSPTRISGRGPGWYRGDLHVHSVYSDGKRTPAEVAAAARARQLDFFVSTEHNTQSAHAVWGDYAGPDLLIVTGEEVTTRNGHLVAAGLTPGQWIDWRYRAQDGQLPRFLREIHRSDGVAIAAHPYATCGACDWKFGYEGVDAVEIWNGPWTADDEQAVTLWDGMLREHVQGKGIRRWRPAVGSSDAHREPQIVGLPQTVVEANELSRRAILDGVAEGRSYIAESAEVKLEMSAHNGLFHAGIGERLLALPQSLVGVTVTVAGAPGTTVRLVTDRGEAYTFPVASADPATFTWTTFARDAAYVRAEVRRPNAEAVALSNPIFLGLVHPAQ, from the coding sequence ATGGATCGCGCGAATCTGCGACACCTTGGCGTCGTCGCGTCGCTTGGGATGGCCTTTGCCGTGTTGCCCGCCGAATCGGCGTCCGCTTCGCCTTCAGGAACGGCCCCGCAAGCGGGTCCTGGGGCGAACGAAGAGGTTCGCGTCATCACGGGCCGTTTCGAACCGGGTGCGCCCGATTGGGGGTACGTACCCGTCGATATTCCGGCAGGCGTGAGGGAAATCGCAGTTCGCTATTCATACGATCGCCCTGCCACGCCACCGGGCGTGCCCGGCAACGCGCTCGACATCGGCATGTTCGACAACGACGGCGATGAGCTGGGGAACGCCGCGGGATTCCGCGGATGGTCGGGTGGTGCGCGCGACAACTTCACCATCAGCCGGAGCGCGGCCACGCCGGGCTATATCCCGGGGCCCATCACGCCGGGGCGGTGGAATGTCATCTTGGGACCGTACACCGTGGCGCCGCAAGGCCTGGAGTGGCGCGTGGAGGTCACGCTTCGCTACGGAGAGCCGGGGCCGGCGTTCGTTCCGCACTATAGCCCGACGCGCATTTCGGGTCGCGGCCCTGGATGGTACCGCGGCGATTTGCACGTGCACTCCGTGTATTCCGACGGCAAGCGAACGCCCGCCGAGGTGGCCGCCGCAGCCCGCGCGAGGCAGCTCGATTTCTTCGTCTCGACGGAGCACAACACGCAGAGCGCGCACGCGGTGTGGGGCGATTACGCCGGTCCGGATCTCTTGATCGTCACCGGTGAGGAGGTCACCACACGCAATGGCCACTTGGTCGCGGCCGGCCTCACCCCCGGCCAATGGATCGATTGGCGCTACCGCGCGCAAGACGGGCAACTTCCGCGATTTTTGCGAGAAATCCATCGCTCGGACGGGGTGGCCATTGCCGCGCACCCGTATGCCACGTGCGGCGCCTGCGATTGGAAATTCGGATACGAAGGTGTCGACGCCGTCGAAATCTGGAACGGTCCCTGGACGGCGGACGACGAGCAGGCGGTAACCCTCTGGGACGGCATGCTGCGCGAACACGTGCAAGGAAAGGGGATTCGCCGATGGCGGCCCGCCGTGGGAAGCAGCGACGCGCACCGCGAGCCGCAGATCGTCGGGTTACCGCAAACCGTGGTCGAAGCGAACGAATTGAGCCGACGCGCCATTCTGGACGGCGTGGCGGAAGGCCGGAGCTACATCGCGGAATCGGCCGAGGTAAAGCTCGAGATGAGCGCGCACAACGGTCTCTTTCACGCGGGGATCGGCGAGCGGCTCCTGGCCCTGCCGCAAAGCTTGGTGGGGGTCACCGTCACCGTGGCCGGCGCGCCGGGAACCACGGTCCGACTGGTGACCGATCGGGGCGAGGCGTACACGTTCCCGGTGGCCTCGGCCGATCCGGCGACGTTCACCTGGACCACGTTCGCACGCGACGCCGCGTACGTGCGTGCCGAGGTGCGACGGCCCAACGCCGAAGCGGTGGCCCTGAGCAATCCGATCTTCCTGGGCCTCGTCCACCCCGCTCAATAG
- a CDS encoding N(4)-(beta-N-acetylglucosaminyl)-L-asparaginase: MTKPIVISTWNFGQPANEAAWKVLSAGGRALDAVETGVRVPEADPNVTTVGYGGRPDRDGHVTLDACIMDEHGNCGSVAGLEHIMHPISVARKVMENTPHVMLVGDGALQFALESGFKKENLLTPESEKAWREWQKTSQYKPVINVENHDTIGMVALDQNGNLSGACTTSGLAFKMHGRVGDSPIIGAGLYVDNAIGAATATGVGEEVVKIVGCHLVVELMRQKHSPEDACRLAVERIVERQPKKSRDIQVGFLALSKSGEYGAYCLQKGFNYAVRTASQNALIDGKSHY; encoded by the coding sequence GTGACCAAGCCCATCGTGATCTCGACTTGGAATTTCGGTCAGCCCGCCAACGAAGCCGCGTGGAAGGTGCTCTCCGCCGGTGGCCGCGCGCTCGATGCGGTGGAGACGGGCGTTCGCGTTCCCGAGGCCGATCCGAACGTGACCACCGTCGGTTACGGTGGCCGGCCCGATCGCGATGGGCACGTCACTTTGGACGCGTGCATCATGGATGAACACGGAAATTGCGGCTCCGTGGCCGGCCTCGAGCACATCATGCATCCCATCTCCGTGGCGCGGAAGGTGATGGAGAACACGCCGCACGTCATGCTGGTGGGCGACGGCGCTTTGCAATTCGCGCTCGAGAGCGGCTTCAAAAAGGAAAACCTGCTCACCCCCGAATCGGAAAAGGCGTGGCGAGAGTGGCAGAAGACCTCGCAATACAAACCGGTGATCAACGTCGAAAACCACGACACCATCGGGATGGTTGCCTTGGACCAAAACGGCAATCTCTCGGGCGCGTGCACGACCAGCGGCCTCGCCTTCAAGATGCACGGCCGCGTGGGCGATTCGCCGATCATCGGGGCGGGCCTTTATGTCGACAATGCCATCGGTGCGGCCACGGCCACGGGGGTCGGCGAAGAGGTGGTCAAAATCGTGGGTTGCCACCTCGTCGTCGAATTGATGCGTCAGAAGCACTCGCCCGAGGATGCGTGCCGCTTGGCCGTCGAGCGCATCGTGGAGCGGCAACCGAAGAAGTCGCGCGACATCCAGGTGGGCTTCCTCGCCCTCTCCAAGAGCGGTGAGTACGGCGCGTATTGCCTTCAGAAAGGCTTCAATTACGCCGTACGCACCGCCTCACAAAATGCATTGATCGATGGCAAGAGCCACTATTGA